The stretch of DNA GTCGGACGCGGTGGCGGCGACGACGATGGAATAGTCCATCGCGCCGTTCTCCTCGAGCGTCTTGACGATCTGCGCGACTGTGGAGCGCTTTTGTCCGACGGCAACGTAGATGCAGTGCAGCTTGGTCGCCGGGTCCTCGTCGGCGTTGACGCCCTTCTGGTTGATGAAGGTGTCGATCGCCACCGCCGTCTTGCCCGTCTGCCGGTCGCCGATGATCAGTTCGCGCTGGCCGCGCCCGATCGGCACCAGGGCATCCAGCGCCTTCAGGCCGGTCTGCATCGGCTCGTGCACCGAACGGCGCGGGATGATGCCCGGCGCCTTGACCTCGACGCGCGCGCGCTCGGCTGCTTCGATCGGGCCCTTGCCGTCGACCGGGTTGCCCAGGCCGTCGACCACCCGGCCGAGCAGGCCGGTGCCGACCGGCACGTCGACGATGGCGCCGGTCCGCTTGACGGTATCGCCCTCGCGGATGTCCCGGTCGTCGCCGAAAATCACGATGCCGACATTGTCGATCTCGAGGTTCAGCGCCATGCCCTTGATGCCGCCCGGGAACTCGACCATCTCGCCGGCCTGGACATTGTCCAGCCCGTAGACCCGGGCGATCCCGTCGCCGACCGACAGCACCTGGCCGACCTCGGCGACATCGGCTTCGGTATCGAAGTCGGCGATCTGCTGTTTCAGGATTGCGGAGATTTCTGCGGCCTGGATGTCCATGCCCTCAGGCTCCCTTCATCGCAAGTTGCATGCGCTGCAGTTTGGTCCTGACCGAGGAATCGACCATCCGGGAGCCGACCCGGACCACCAGCCCGCCGATCAGCGCCGGATCGACCGCCGTCTCGACCCGCACCTTCGACCCGACGGCTTTCCGCAGGGTCTCGGCGAGCCGGTCCAGCTGTGCGTCGCTCAGCGCCGCGGCGCTCGCCACATAGGCCGTTTCCTCGCCGCGCCGCCGCGCCAGCACGGCCAGAAAGGCGTCGATCATTGCGCCCATCGCGAACAGGCGGCGGTTCTGGCCGACGACGCCGACGAAGCGGCGCGTCAGGTCGCCGACACCGGCCCTTTCGAGAACGGCCATCATCGCCGCGGTCTGGACCTGGCGGTCGATGAGCGGCGACCGGACCAGGCGGCGCAGGTCGTCGCTGTCCTCCAGCATGGATTTCAGCCCGCGCAGGTCATCGGCCACGGCGTCGAGCTGTTTCGCTTCGTCCGCCATGTCATAGAGCGCCGTTGCGTACCGCTCGGCGATGCCGCTGGTATCACTCGAATTTGACGCCAAAATCCGATGTCCCGCTCCACGGCATGCGGCGAACCCTCAGCGCCGGAGCGCGGCAGACTGCCGTGGAAATTGGTGATTTTTCCAGGAAATTCCGGGGCGAACGCATGCCCGGACCCCTGCCTGTCAGGCCGGATTTTGCTAACATAGTGGCTTCGGAATCGGCAAGAAACCGGCGCTGCGTAATGTGGCCGCAGCGATTTGCGGGCGGTTCCGGCGGGTACGGCGCCCGGCCCGTTTTTCTCAGGAAAAGCTGTAGGGATCGATATCGACCTTGATCCGGACGCCGCCGGGCTGCGGGGTCCGCGACAGCCAGCGCCGGATATAGTCCTGGAGGTTGACGGTCCGCGCGGCCTTTACCAGCAGGCGGTGGCGGAAGTAGCCGCGCAGCAGGGCGAGAGGCGCCGGCGTCGGGCCGAGCACCGCCAGGCCGTCCTGCACCGGCGCGTACCGTCCGAGCGCTTGCGCCGCCTGCTGCACCGCTTCGGCGCGGCGGCCCGATACGATGATGGCGGCCAGCCGGCCGTAGGGCGGCATGCCGCAGCGTTCGCGCCCCGCCTTTTCCTCGGCGATGAAACCGTCCCGGTCGCCGGCCGCGATCGCCTGCAATACGGGATGTTCCGGCTGCCAGGATTGCAGGATCACCCGCCCGGGACGCTCCGCCCGCCCGGCCCGGCCGGCGACCTGGTTGAGCATCTGCCAGGTCCGCTCCGCGGCGCGCAGGTCGCCGCCGGCGAGGCCCAGGTCCGCATCGACCACCCCGACCAGGGTCAGCCGGGGAAAATGATGCCCCTTGGCGAGGATCTGCGTGCCGATCAGCAGGTCGACCGCACCGTCCCGGACGTCGTCCACCAGCGCTTCCGCAGCCGCCGGCCCGCGGATCGTGTCGCTGGTCGCCACCAGCACCCGGGCGCTCGGCAGCAGGCCGGCGACCTCTTCCGCCAGCCGCTCCACGCCCGGTCCGCACGGCACGAAGCTGTCTTCCGCGCCGCACTCCGGGCATTCGCGGGGCAGCGTCCGTGTGTGGCCGCAATGATGGCATTCCAGCCGGCCGGCGAGCCGGTGCTCGACCAGCCAGGCCGCGCATTGCGGGCACTCCAGGCGCAGGCCGCAGCCGCGGCACAGGGTGAGCGGCGCATAGCCCCGGCGGTTGAGATAGAGCAGGGCCTGCTCCCCCGCCGCCAGCGTTTCGGCGATCGTGTGGACCATGCGGCCGGCGAGCCAGCGTCCGCGCGGCGGTCCTTCCTCGCGCAGGTCGAGCAGTTCGACCGCCGGCATCGCGGCGCGGCCGTGGCGTTCCGGCAGGACCAGGCGCGCATAGCGCCCCCGTTCGACGTTGGCGACGGTCTCCAGCGCCGGCGTCGCCGAAGCGAGCACCACAGGAACCTCCTCGAGCGTCGCGCGGACGACCGCCATGTCCCTGGCGTGATAGACCACGCCGTCTTCCTGCTTGAAGCTCTGGTCGTGCTCCTCGTCGACGACGATCAGGCCCAACTCGGGCATCGGCAGCATGAGCGCGGAGCGCGCGCCGACCACGACCCGGGCCGTGCCGGTCGCCGCCGCCCGCCAGATCCGCCGCCGCTGGGCGCGGGTCAGGTCCGAATGCCAGGGCGCCGGCGCGGCGCCGAAGCGCTGCTCGAAACGGGCCAGCCACTGGGCGCTCAGGGCGATTTCGGGCAGCAGGACGATCGACTGCCGGCCTTGACGCAGCGCCTCGGCGATGGCTTCGAAATAGACTTCGGTCTTGCCTGATCCGGAGACTCCTTCGAGCACGAGGGTCGCATACCCCGCGCCGACCGCCCCGGCGAGCGCCTGCGCGGCGGCCCCTTGATCTGCGGACAGGGCGACTCCGGCGCGGTCCGGGTCCGGCGCCGGCCAGTCCGCGCGGACGGCGACCGGCGCCGCTTCGACCAGGCCGGCCTTCGCCATGCCCGTCAGCACGGCGGACGATACGCCCGCCGCAGCCCTGAGCCGCTCGGCCGCGACGGTGCCCGCGCCGGCAAGCGCGACCAGAACGCGCTGCCGCTGCGGCGTGATCCGCACACCGGGCGGGGCGGGAGCCGCCGCCGGGGCCGCAAGCCGGTAGCCGGTCTCCGGCGCCGGCGGATCGAGCGCCTCCGGCACCGGGACGGACATGCGCAGCACCGATCCCGGCGCGGCGACGGCGTAGGCGGCGATCCAGTCGATGAACCGGCGGTGCGCGACCGACAACGGCGGCGCATCGTGGCGGGCGATCATTGCCTTGAGCCGGTCGTCCGGCACGGCGCCGTCGGCCGCGCCCCAGACCACGCCCGTCATCCGGCGCGGCCCGAGCGGCACCCGTACGAAATCGCCGGGGGACACCG from Rhodospirillaceae bacterium encodes:
- a CDS encoding F0F1 ATP synthase subunit delta — its product is MASNSSDTSGIAERYATALYDMADEAKQLDAVADDLRGLKSMLEDSDDLRRLVRSPLIDRQVQTAAMMAVLERAGVGDLTRRFVGVVGQNRRLFAMGAMIDAFLAVLARRRGEETAYVASAAALSDAQLDRLAETLRKAVGSKVRVETAVDPALIGGLVVRVGSRMVDSSVRTKLQRMQLAMKGA
- a CDS encoding primosomal protein N' — protein: MPARSDRAKVLLPMPVGSGYDYRIPADMAVSPGDFVRVPLGPRRMTGVVWGAADGAVPDDRLKAMIARHDAPPLSVAHRRFIDWIAAYAVAAPGSVLRMSVPVPEALDPPAPETGYRLAAPAAAPAPPGVRITPQRQRVLVALAGAGTVAAERLRAAAGVSSAVLTGMAKAGLVEAAPVAVRADWPAPDPDRAGVALSADQGAAAQALAGAVGAGYATLVLEGVSGSGKTEVYFEAIAEALRQGRQSIVLLPEIALSAQWLARFEQRFGAAPAPWHSDLTRAQRRRIWRAAATGTARVVVGARSALMLPMPELGLIVVDEEHDQSFKQEDGVVYHARDMAVVRATLEEVPVVLASATPALETVANVERGRYARLVLPERHGRAAMPAVELLDLREEGPPRGRWLAGRMVHTIAETLAAGEQALLYLNRRGYAPLTLCRGCGLRLECPQCAAWLVEHRLAGRLECHHCGHTRTLPRECPECGAEDSFVPCGPGVERLAEEVAGLLPSARVLVATSDTIRGPAAAEALVDDVRDGAVDLLIGTQILAKGHHFPRLTLVGVVDADLGLAGGDLRAAERTWQMLNQVAGRAGRAERPGRVILQSWQPEHPVLQAIAAGDRDGFIAEEKAGRERCGMPPYGRLAAIIVSGRRAEAVQQAAQALGRYAPVQDGLAVLGPTPAPLALLRGYFRHRLLVKAARTVNLQDYIRRWLSRTPQPGGVRIKVDIDPYSFS